The Glycine soja cultivar W05 chromosome 8, ASM419377v2, whole genome shotgun sequence genome has a window encoding:
- the LOC114424517 gene encoding transcription factor bHLH137-like, whose translation MAAFSSQYYHPFLVDSACLSITPPIINTSSTLPPSPHYLLNNNNIHIQETSYSVTNNQETSCVDNQSSKVTTISDTEYSVVNKNHSPETSMVVDKLEKGEQFTQKVVTPMEKEKKRRARNGSSKESTEGGNEKQKKPKEVKKDEKKGAEDPPTGYIHVRARRGQATDSHSLAERVRREKISERMKTLQRLVPGCDKVTGKALVLDEIINYVQSLQNQVEFLSMKLALVNPMFYDLAIDLDTLMVRPDQKLNYNIASPSPCLAQFRPNQAIAFADTTTTNSFPTANNGDYLLDYSSSLFLQGPRSNLFFEYNGGQFWDVEDQRQKFLHPYGFGNNSGSFN comes from the exons ATGGCAGCTTTTTCATCCCAATACTACCATCCGTTTCTGGTTGACTCCGCATGCCTCTCAATTACTCCTCCCATTATAAACACTTCTAGTACCCTTCCTCCTTCTCCTCATTATCttctcaataataataacattcatATTCAGGAAACCTCTTATAGCGTCACTAATAATCAGGAAACAAGCTGTGTTGATAATCAAAGCTCCAAGGTTACCACCATCAGTGACACTGAGTATTCTGTGGTCAACAAAAACCATAGTCCTGAGACATCCATGGTTGTTGACAAACTTGAAAAAGGTGAGCAGTTCACTCAGAAGGTGGTGACCCCcatggagaaggagaagaagagaagagcaAGAAATGGATCTTCCAAG GAATCAACAGAAGGGGGAAACGAGAAACAAAAGAAGCCaaaagaagtgaagaaggaTGAGAAAAAAGGTGCTGAAGATCCTCCAACTGGCTATATCCACGTTAGAGCTAGAAGGGGTCAAGCAACGGATAGTCACAGCCTTGCTGAAAGG gtgagaagagagaaaataagtgaAAGGATGAAGACGTTGCAGCGACTTGTGCCAGGCTGTGATAAG gTAACCGGAAAGGCCCTTGTGTTGGACgaaataatcaattatgttCAGTCCTTACAGAATCAAGTGGAG TTCTTGTCAATGAAACTTGCATTAGTGAATCCCATGTTCTATGACTTGGCCATAGACTTAGACACTCTCATGGTTAGACCCGATCAG aaattaaattataatatagcaTCACCATCACCATGTTTAGCACAATTCAGACCCAACCAGGCCATTGCTTTTGCTGACACAACCACTACCAACAGTTTCCCCACAGCTAATAATGGTGACTATCTTTTGGATTATTCATCCTCACTTTTTCTTCAAGGCCCGAGATCAAATCTCTTCTTTGAG TATAACGGTGGTCAGTTTTGGGACGTGGAAGACCAAcgacaaaagtttcttcatccTTATGGATTCGGCAATAATTCGGGctctttcaattaa